From Pseudomonas sp. CCI4.2, one genomic window encodes:
- the leuD gene encoding 3-isopropylmalate dehydratase small subunit gives MNMQPFTTVSGIAAPMLAANIDTDVIMPKQFLKGIDRNGLDRGLFFDLRFLVSGEPNPEFILNQAPWQGAKFMVTGPNFGCGSSREHAVWGLKQRGIRALIGSSFAGIFYDNCQRNGVLIISLEEAQVQALGRTVSQAQGAHIEVDLDAQEIRLHGGSVMPFQIDTLRKEALLLGLDAIGSTLQRSAQIREFEQRHLHANPWLN, from the coding sequence ATGAACATGCAACCGTTTACCACTGTCAGCGGCATCGCAGCGCCGATGCTCGCGGCCAACATCGACACCGACGTGATCATGCCCAAGCAGTTCCTCAAGGGCATCGACCGGAATGGATTGGATCGCGGTTTGTTTTTCGACCTGCGCTTTCTAGTCTCAGGCGAACCCAACCCGGAATTTATCCTTAATCAAGCGCCTTGGCAGGGTGCTAAATTCATGGTCACCGGGCCGAATTTCGGTTGCGGTTCCAGCCGTGAACACGCGGTATGGGGCCTGAAGCAGAGGGGCATTCGGGCGCTGATCGGCAGCAGCTTCGCCGGGATTTTTTACGACAACTGCCAGCGCAACGGGGTGCTGATTATCTCGTTGGAAGAAGCGCAAGTTCAGGCGTTGGGTCGCACGGTCAGTCAGGCCCAGGGCGCTCACATCGAAGTCGATCTGGACGCTCAGGAAATTCGCCTGCACGGTGGCAGCGTCATGCCCTTCCAGATCGATACCTTGCGCAAGGAAGCGTTGCTACTGGGGCTGGACGCCATCGGCAGCACCCTGCAACGCAGCGCGCAGATTCGTGAATTCGAACAGCGGCATCTGCACGCCAATCCTTGGCTGAACTAA
- the leuC gene encoding 3-isopropylmalate dehydratase large subunit: MTQARTLYDKHIDSHTVCNLDDQGHVLLYIDRQVINEYTSPQAFSGLREAGRDVWRPSTALAVVDHVNPTAPIRVAAMADEGGALQVSYLEQNCEKFGIELFDVLDKRQGIEHVIAPEQGFILPGMVIAAGDSHTTTYGALGAFGFGIGTSEIEHLLASQTLVYKRLKSMRVTVDGTLASGITSKDVIMALIGKIGASGATGYAIEFAGSTIDALSVEARMTICNMAVEAGARGAFMAPDDKVFDYLKSKPRAPKGELWGRAVATWRQLHTDLGAHFDSEIHLNSNDLEPMVTWGTSPDQAAAIGSTVPDPLAISDLILRQDMVRALKYMGLEAGMPLSDIVISHAFIGSCTNARIEDLRDAASVVRGKRVADHVRAMIVPGSTAVRDQAEAEGLAAIFIEAGFEWRQSGCSMCLAMNDDVLASGDRCASSTNRNFEGRQGAGARTHLMSPAMVAAAAITGRLTDVRRFNGRV; encoded by the coding sequence CATCGACTCGCATACCGTGTGCAATCTCGATGATCAAGGGCATGTTTTGCTCTATATCGACCGCCAGGTCATCAACGAGTACACCAGCCCGCAAGCCTTCAGCGGTTTGCGTGAGGCCGGCCGTGACGTGTGGCGTCCGTCGACCGCGTTGGCCGTGGTCGATCATGTAAACCCTACCGCACCGATACGTGTAGCCGCCATGGCTGACGAAGGAGGGGCGTTGCAGGTGTCCTACCTGGAGCAGAACTGCGAAAAATTCGGCATTGAGTTATTCGACGTCCTCGATAAGCGCCAAGGCATCGAACACGTGATCGCCCCCGAACAGGGTTTTATCTTGCCGGGCATGGTCATCGCGGCGGGCGACAGCCATACCACCACCTATGGCGCATTGGGGGCTTTTGGGTTCGGCATCGGTACGTCCGAAATCGAGCATCTGTTGGCCTCACAGACCCTGGTCTACAAACGCCTGAAAAGTATGCGTGTGACCGTCGATGGCACCCTCGCCTCCGGCATCACCTCCAAAGACGTGATCATGGCGCTCATCGGTAAAATCGGTGCGTCAGGTGCCACCGGTTACGCCATCGAATTCGCCGGTTCGACCATTGATGCCCTGAGCGTCGAAGCGCGGATGACCATTTGCAACATGGCGGTCGAAGCCGGCGCGCGCGGTGCGTTCATGGCGCCCGACGACAAAGTGTTTGATTACCTCAAGAGCAAACCCCGGGCGCCGAAAGGCGAGTTATGGGGCCGTGCGGTCGCCACGTGGCGCCAATTGCACACCGACCTCGGCGCTCATTTCGACAGCGAAATCCATCTGAACTCCAATGACCTCGAACCCATGGTGACGTGGGGCACCAGCCCGGATCAGGCTGCCGCCATCGGTTCCACGGTGCCGGACCCGCTAGCCATCAGCGACCTTATTTTGCGTCAGGACATGGTCCGCGCCCTGAAGTACATGGGCCTGGAAGCGGGCATGCCGCTAAGCGACATCGTCATCAGCCATGCGTTTATCGGCTCCTGCACCAACGCACGGATCGAAGACCTGCGCGATGCCGCCAGTGTGGTACGCGGCAAGCGCGTCGCCGATCACGTTCGGGCGATGATCGTTCCGGGGTCGACGGCGGTGCGCGATCAAGCTGAAGCCGAAGGGTTGGCCGCCATTTTCATCGAGGCCGGTTTCGAGTGGCGTCAGTCGGGTTGCTCCATGTGCCTGGCGATGAACGATGACGTGCTTGCCTCAGGCGACCGTTGCGCGTCCAGCACCAACCGCAACTTCGAAGGCCGGCAAGGCGCGGGCGCACGAACGCACTTGATGAGCCCAGCCATGGTGGCCGCAGCGGCCATCACCGGAAGATTGACTGACGTGCGCCGCTTCAACGGCCGCGTTTGA